Below is a window of Bacillota bacterium DNA.
GACCTCGGGCAGGTCGAGCCCCTCGCGCAGGAGGTTGATGCCGACCAGCACGTCGAAGACGCCGAGGCGCAGGTCGCGGATCAGCTCCATGCGCTCGATGGTCTCCACCTCGGAGTGCATGTAGCGCACCTTGACGCCCAGGTCGCGCAGGTAGTCGCTCAGCTCCTCGGCCATCTTCTTGGTCAGCGTGGTCACCAGGACGCGCTGGTTCCGCGCCACCCGCCTGCGGATCTCGCCGATCAGGTCGTCGATCTGCCCCTCCACCGGCCGCACCTCCACCTCGGGGTCGAGGAGGCCGGTAGGGCGGACGATCTGCTCCACCACCGTGGTGGAGTGCTCCAGCTCCCACGGGCCGGGCGTGGCCGAGACGAAGAGGATCTGCGGCACGCGCCCGAGGAACTCCTCGAAGGTGAGCGGCCGGTTGTCCAGCGCGGAGGGCAGGCGGAAGCCGTACTCCACCAGCACCTCCTTGCGCGAGCGGTCGCCGTGGTACATGCCGCCGATCTGCGGCACCGTCACATGCGACTCGTCGATGATGCAGAGGAAGTCGTCGGGGAAGTAATCCAGCAGCGTATAGGGGGGCTCGCCCGGCTTCCTCCCGGTCAGGTGGCGCGAGTAGTTCTCGATGCCGTTGCAGTAGCCGACGGTCTGCATCATCTCCAGGTCGTAGCGCGTCCGCTGCTCCAGGCGCTGGGCCTCCAGCAGCTTCCCCTGCGCGCGCAGCTCGCGGAGCCGCTCCTCCAGCTCGGCCTCGATAGAGCCGACGGCGGCGCGCATCTTCTGCGCTTCGGTCACGTAGTGCGAGGCGGGATAGATGGCGACGTGGTCCCGCTCGCCGAAGACCTCGCCGGTCAGCGGGTCGAACTCCAGGATGCGCTCGATCTCGTCGCCGAAGAGCTCGATGCGCAGCGCCCGCTCCGAGCTGGAGGCGGGGAAGACCTCGATCACGTCGCCGTGGACGCGGAACTTGCCCCGCACCAGGTTGACGTCGTTGCGCTCGTACTGGTCGTCCACCAGCCGGCGCAGGATGCGCTCGCGCGGCTGCTCCTGGCCGACGCGCAGGCTGAGGACCAGGTCGCGGTAGTCCTGGGGCGAGCCCAGGCCATAGATGCAGGAGACGCTGGCCACGATGACCACGTCGCGCCGTTCGAAGAGCGCGCTGGTCGCCGAGTGGCGCATCTTGTCGATCTCGTCGTTGCGCAGCGCGTCCTTCTCGATGTAGAGGTCGCTGGACGGGATGTAGGCCTCCGGCTGGTAGTAGTCGTAGTACGAGACGAAGTACTCCACCGCGTTGTGGGGGAGGAACTCCTTCAGCTCGCTGGTCAGCTGGGCCGCCAGCGTCTTGTTGGGAGCGACGACCAGCGTCGGCTTCTGGATCCGCTCGATGGTCCAGGCCATGGTGGCCGTCTTGCCCGAGCCGGTCACCCCCAGCAGCGTGACATAGCGCTCGCCGCGCCCGCCCCGCGCGGGCGGGAGGAGCGCCCGGGCCAGCTCCTCGATGGCCTTGGGCTGGTCTCCGGCGGGCGCGAAGGGCGCCTCCACCCGGAAGACCTGCTCCCGGTCCCTCCCCCGCGTTCCGCCCGGAAGCTCGATCACCTTGCCCATGCCCGCCCCTCCTCCCCGCCTATCCTAACCCGGAGCGCCAGGAAGTCCGCCCCGCCCGGCCCCCTCCCCCCTCCCCGCCACTCTCTGCTAGGCTGGCTACGGTGCCGGCCGCGCCGCCGACGGCGCGGGCGCGGCGCCGCCCGTCCGGAAACCGGGAGGCGGCTTCATCGATCCATGACGCGTCTCGACGTTCGCGACCTGGTCGACTGGGCCTTCGACCGCCTCACCCGCGCCCGCCGCGTCTACGACGCGGAGGGGCGGCCCACCATCTACCTGCCCGCCCTCACCCGCTACCGCGGTCCGGAGGTCCGCGACGAGCGGGGCGAGGTGGTGCTCCGCGACGGCCAGCCGGCCATCGAGGTCCACCTGGACAACCGCTGGCTCCGCCAGGCGGGCGCCGACGGCCCCGTCGACCCGCAGGCCACCTTCGCCCTCCTGCGCATGGCCCGGCGCCAGATGCGGGCGCTGGCCGACTACCTGGCCGGGCCCGAGGTGCCGCCCCAGTACGCGGTCTGCTTCGGGCGGAGCCTCTTCGGCGCCTTCACCGGGCGCCTGGGCTGGCACGAGGCGGAGCTACCGCCCGGCCAGTCCCGGCTCCTGGGCTGGTACGAGGACTGGCTCCGCCGCCCGCGCCGCGCGGGCGCCGGCCGCTCCCCCGCCGCGGCCGGCCGCCGGCGCGCCACGCTGGTCTGGATCGGCCGCCGGGAGCTGGTGGAGCGCTACGGCGGCCGGGCGGCCGGCTCGGACCGCCCCGCCACCGGCGAAAGTCCCGCCGGGGGCGATTGAGGCGCCCGCGCCCGCAGGCGCCCCGGCCCCGCGCGGCTCCCGCGCGGCAGAAGGGGCGGCCTCCTCGCAGGGGCCGCCCCGCTTCGCTCGCCTCCCGCCCGCCGGCGCTTCAGCCGATCAGCAGCAGCGGCACGATGAGGAGCGCCACCACGTTGACGATCTTGATCAGCGGGTTGACGGCCGGTCCGGCCGTATCCTTGAAGGGATCGCCGATGGTGTCGCCCACCACCGCCGCGGCATGCTCGGGCGTCCCCTTGCCGCCGTAGGCGCCGTCCTCGATGTACTTCTTGCCGTTGTCCCAGGCGGCGCCGCTGGTGGTCAGGTAGAGCGCCAGGAAGAAGCCGCTCACCAGCGTCCCCAGAAGGAGTCCGCCCAGCGCTTGCCAGCCGTGGGAGCCGAGCCCGAAGCCGACGATGGGCGGTGCCAGCACCGGGATGAGCGCGGGTAGCGTCATGCTGCGCAGCGCCCCGCGCGTCACGATGTCCACCGTCCGCCCGTAGTCCGGCTTCTCGGTGCCGTCCAGGATGCCGGGCCGCTCGCGCAGCTGCCGGCGCACCTCCTCCACCACGCCCAGCGCCGCGCGCCCCACCGCCTCCAGCGCGTAGGAGGCGAAGAGGAAGGGCAGGAGCGCCCCCAGGAGCAGCCCCGCGATGACGAAGGGGTCGGAGAGGTCGAAGGCCGCCCGGTCGCCCAGCCGCCCGGCCAGCTCGTGGACGAAGGAGCCGAACAGGACCAGCGCGCCCAGCGCGGCGGAGCCGATGGCATACCCCTTGGTCACCGCCTTGGTGGTGTTGCCCACCGCGTCCAGGGCGTCGGTGATCCTGCGCACCTCGGACTTGAGCCCGGCCATCTCGGCGATGCCGCCGGCGTTGTCGGTGATCGGCCCGTAGGCGTCCAGGGTGATGATGAAGCCCACCAGGGAGAGCATGCCGCTGACCGCCACGCCGATCCCGTAGATGCCGCCCAGCACGTAGGCCAGCAGCGTGGCGGCGGCGATGACCAGCGCCGGCACGAAGCTGGAGCGGAAGCCCAGCGCGGTGCCCGAGATGACCACGGTGGCCGGCCCGCTGCGCGTCGACTCGGCCAGGCGCTTGATGGGGCCGTACTTCTTGGAGGTGAAGAAGTCGGTGATGACGATGAGGACGGCGGTCACCACCACGCCCAGCAGGGCGGCCGCGAAGTAGCGGAGCGGCAGGCCCATCCAGAGCGTCGCCCCCAGGAAGAGGAGCGCGGCGAAGACGAGCGTGACCGCGGTGGTTCCGTAGAGGGCGGGCATGATCCCCTCGGGCCGGTCGGTGCTGACGTTGACGAAGGCGCCCAGGATGGCGGCCACGGCGCCCGCCGAACCCAGGAGGAGGATGTAGCCGGCGTAGGCGGGCTGGCCCGGATGGACCAGGTGGGCCAGGAGCAGCGAGCCCACCAGCGTCACCACGAAGGTCTCGAAGAGGTCGGCGGCCATGCCCGCGTCGTCGCCCACGTTGTCGCCCACGTTGTCGGCGATGACCGCCGGGTTGCGCGGGTCGTCCTCGGGCAGCCCCTGCTCCACCTTGCCCACCAGGTCGGCGCCCACGTCCGCCGCCTTGGTGTAGATGCCGCCGCCCAGGCGGGCGAAGATGCTGATCAGGCTGGCGCCGAAGGCGAAGCCGACGGTGGTCGAGTCGGGCACGTGCAGGAGAAGCAGGACCGCGATCCCGGTCAGGCCCAGGCCGATGACGAAGAGGCCGGTCACCGCGCCGCCGCGCAGGGCCAGCCGCAGCGTCCCGCGCAGGCCGTAGCGGTCGGCCACCTGGGCGACGCGGACGTTGGCCCGAACCGCCACCGTCATGCCGGCGTAGCCGGCCAGCGCCGAGAGGGCGCCGCCGAAGAGGAAGGCCAGCGCCGGCCCGAGGCCCAGCGAGAGCGCCAGCACCACCGCCAGGACGACGGCGACCATGGCCAGCGTCCGGTAGGAGCGGGAGAGGTAGGCGACCGCCCCCTCCTGGATGGCGCGGCCGATGCGCTCGATCTCCGGGTTCTCGACGCGGATGCGCAGCACCGAGGAGACCGCCAGCCCCCCGGCGGCCAGCGTGACCAGCCCGACGACGAGGGCTAACCAGAAGAGCTGTGTAGACACGTCGCTGATCTCCGCCCCTTTCGTGGAATCACCCGCGCCGGCCGGCCCCGGCGGGAGCGCCGGCGGCGCTCGGCTCACAATGAAAGAATTCTAGTCGCTCGCCGCCCGGCCTGCACCCGGGGCGCCGCCCCCGCGCGCCGCTCAGAGCTTGTAGCCGAAGCGCCGCAGGAGCGCGTGGCGGTCGCGCTCCTCCTCTTCCCCTTCCACGCCCACGGGCGGGTAGCCGTCGATGACGCCCAGGACGCCGCGCCCCTGCTCGCTGACGCCCACCACCACCTCCAGCGGGTTGGCGGTGGCGGCGTAGATGCGGCAGACCTCGGGCACCGCCTTGACCGCGTTGAGGACGTTGATCGGGAAGGCTTCCTTCAGAAAGATCAGAAAGGCGTGACCGGCGCCGATGGCGCGCAGGTTCCGCACCGCCAGCTCTACCAGCTCCGGGTCGTTGCCGGCGCGCCGCACCAGCCGCGCCCCCGAGGCCTCGTTGAAGGCGATGCCGAAGCGGATGCCGGGCGCGGACTGGACCAGCGCCTCGTACAGGTCCTCCACCGTCTTGATGAAGTGGCTCTGGCCGAAGATGAGGTTGAGCTCCTGCGGGTTCTCCACCCGCACCACCTCGACGGATGCCAATCCCCCCATGGCGGCCCTCCTTTCCGGGTGCCTCTTCGCGCGCGCATATCCGCATCCTTCCCCGGCAGAGGCTAGGTCCACCAGAACTCGAGGCGACAGGAGGAGGAAGCATGCCCCGCCCGATCTCCCTGCGGCGCCGCGCCGCGGCGCTGCTCCTCGGCGCCCTGCTCCTCGCCGCCGCCGGGGCCGTCCTCGCCCCCGCCCGGCGGCCGGCTACGGCGGCGCCGCTGCCCACGCTCTACTGGGGCAGCTCGGGCGACGCCGTCCGCCTGGCCCAGCAGCGCCTGGCTTCCTGGGGCTACTACCACGGTCCCATCGACGGCTATTACGGTGCCTCCACCTGGGAGGCGGTCCGCCTCTTCCAGAGCCGGAACGGCCTGCCGGTGGACGGGACGGTGGGCGCCCGCACCTGGGCGGCGCTGGGCTACTCCGCCCAGCCGGCGGCCGCCACGCCCGCCTACTCGCCGGCCGCGGCGGTGGGCAGCCTGCGCTCGGGCAACGTCGACCTGCTCGCCCGGCTGGTGATGGCCGAGGCGCACGGCGAGCCCTTCACCGGCCAGGTGGCGGTGGCGGCGGTCATCCTCAACCGCATGCGCAACCCCGCCTTCCCCAACACGGTGGCGGGCGTCGTCTTCCAGCCCGACGCCTTCGAGTCGGTCTCCAACGGCCTCATCTGGCAGGTGACGCCCGACGCCACCGCCTACCAGGCGGCCGAGGACGCGCTCAACGGCTGGGATCCCACCTACGGCTCGCTCTACTTCTGGAACCCGGCCAAGGCGGTCTCGGGCTGGATCTGGACGCGGCCCATCGCCCTGACCATCGGCCACCACGTCTTCGCCCACTGAGCGGGCGGCCCGGGCCCCCGCCCCCGGCCCGGGGGCGGGGGCCCGGGGCGACGGAGGGAGCCGGGGCGACCGAAGGAGGATGGAGAGCATGGCAGGAGAGGAACGAACGGCGCAGGGCGAGGCGGGGCGCGGGCGCGCGGGCCGCGGCCGGCGCCTCTTCCGGGGGGAGTCGCCGGCCTGGCTGAGCGCCCTCCTGGGCCTCGCCCTGGTGGCGGCGCTGGCCTGGGGCGGCTGGGAGCACTCGGCCCGCCTGCGCATGCAGACGGCGCTGGAGGCGCGCTACCAGCAGGCCTTCTACGATACGCTGGACCGGAGCGCGCAGGCCGAGGTGGCGCTGGACAAGGCGCTCGTGGCCGCCACTCCGGCCCGCCGCGCCTACCAGCTGCAGGAGGTCTGGCGCTACGCCTCGCAGGCGCAGTCCTCGCTGGCGCTCCTGCCCCTCTCCGGCCTCGACCTCTCCCCCACGCGCAAGTTCCTGGCGCAGCTGGGCGACTACGCCCACACCCTGGCCGACCAGATGAGCGCCGGCTCCGCGCCGGCCGGCGGCAGCCTGGCGCAGGCCCAGGTCTCCCAGCTGGCGCTTCTCCGCAGGGCGCTCTCGCAGTGGAACGGCCAGCTCCAGGCCACCTCGCGCAACCTGACCGCCCGCCACTACCTCTGGAGCGCGGCGCTGGAGCCGCGCCCCGCGCTGGCGCTCCACCTGCCATGGGCCGCGGGGCGCCGCGCCCGGGCGGAGGCCCCCGCCCCGCGCGCCTCCTCCGGCGCACGGGGGGCGGCCGTGCCCGTCGTCGACCCGCTCTTCGCCGGCCTGGCCGCGGCCAACCGGGCCGTCGACCGGCTGCCCTCCCTGGCCTACGACGGCCCCTTCGCCGACCAGGCGCTGGCCATGACGCCGCGCGCGCCGGGCGGCGCCCCGGTGACGGCGGCGGCCGCCCAGCGCGTGGCGCTGGCCTGGGCCGAGGCCAGCCGCGGCCGGGGCGGCGGCCCCGCCTGGTCGCTCTCCGGCTCGGCCCAGAGCGTCCACGGGCCGCTCCCCGTCTATCGCTTCAGCCTGGTCCGCCGCAGGGCAGGGGGCAGCGAGCACCTGACCGTC
It encodes the following:
- the sleB gene encoding spore cortex-lytic enzyme; amino-acid sequence: MPRPISLRRRAAALLLGALLLAAAGAVLAPARRPATAAPLPTLYWGSSGDAVRLAQQRLASWGYYHGPIDGYYGASTWEAVRLFQSRNGLPVDGTVGARTWAALGYSAQPAAATPAYSPAAAVGSLRSGNVDLLARLVMAEAHGEPFTGQVAVAAVILNRMRNPAFPNTVAGVVFQPDAFESVSNGLIWQVTPDATAYQAAEDALNGWDPTYGSLYFWNPAKAVSGWIWTRPIALTIGHHVFAH
- the uvrB gene encoding excinuclease ABC subunit UvrB — its product is MGKVIELPGGTRGRDREQVFRVEAPFAPAGDQPKAIEELARALLPPARGGRGERYVTLLGVTGSGKTATMAWTIERIQKPTLVVAPNKTLAAQLTSELKEFLPHNAVEYFVSYYDYYQPEAYIPSSDLYIEKDALRNDEIDKMRHSATSALFERRDVVIVASVSCIYGLGSPQDYRDLVLSLRVGQEQPRERILRRLVDDQYERNDVNLVRGKFRVHGDVIEVFPASSSERALRIELFGDEIERILEFDPLTGEVFGERDHVAIYPASHYVTEAQKMRAAVGSIEAELEERLRELRAQGKLLEAQRLEQRTRYDLEMMQTVGYCNGIENYSRHLTGRKPGEPPYTLLDYFPDDFLCIIDESHVTVPQIGGMYHGDRSRKEVLVEYGFRLPSALDNRPLTFEEFLGRVPQILFVSATPGPWELEHSTTVVEQIVRPTGLLDPEVEVRPVEGQIDDLIGEIRRRVARNQRVLVTTLTKKMAEELSDYLRDLGVKVRYMHSEVETIERMELIRDLRLGVFDVLVGINLLREGLDLPEVSLVAILDADKEGYLRSERSLIQTIGRAARNAEGKVILYADTITDSMKAAIEETYRRRAIQERHNREHGITPQTVVKPVREVLEATHPVDSAAGTGGRRRAGQAAEARAEYWLQPGRSLKEVPARELPQVIERLRKEMKEAARLLEFERAAILRDMIAELEQLREARAQEIRAERTRRPRPAEEAKR
- a CDS encoding adenosine-specific kinase, with product MGGLASVEVVRVENPQELNLIFGQSHFIKTVEDLYEALVQSAPGIRFGIAFNEASGARLVRRAGNDPELVELAVRNLRAIGAGHAFLIFLKEAFPINVLNAVKAVPEVCRIYAATANPLEVVVGVSEQGRGVLGVIDGYPPVGVEGEEEERDRHALLRRFGYKL
- a CDS encoding germination protein YpeB; its protein translation is MAGEERTAQGEAGRGRAGRGRRLFRGESPAWLSALLGLALVAALAWGGWEHSARLRMQTALEARYQQAFYDTLDRSAQAEVALDKALVAATPARRAYQLQEVWRYASQAQSSLALLPLSGLDLSPTRKFLAQLGDYAHTLADQMSAGSAPAGGSLAQAQVSQLALLRRALSQWNGQLQATSRNLTARHYLWSAALEPRPALALHLPWAAGRRARAEAPAPRASSGARGAAVPVVDPLFAGLAAANRAVDRLPSLAYDGPFADQALAMTPRAPGGAPVTAAAAQRVALAWAEASRGRGGGPAWSLSGSAQSVHGPLPVYRFSLVRRRAGGSEHLTVDVWQAGGHVLSLLSDRLPGRAALGAADARRIAADFVRRLGFPGAVPTYSLVSAGVATVTLADTAPAPGGGRVLLYPDQLKVRVALDNGEVTGFDGLAYWLRHRPRTLPAPRLSAAQAAAVATGGAAGRGLPPADQLSVEGSRLALIPLDSGREVLAWEVRARSAKSLYLIYVNALDGSEEKILLMLPTPGGELTL
- a CDS encoding sodium-translocating pyrophosphatase; amino-acid sequence: MSTQLFWLALVVGLVTLAAGGLAVSSVLRIRVENPEIERIGRAIQEGAVAYLSRSYRTLAMVAVVLAVVLALSLGLGPALAFLFGGALSALAGYAGMTVAVRANVRVAQVADRYGLRGTLRLALRGGAVTGLFVIGLGLTGIAVLLLLHVPDSTTVGFAFGASLISIFARLGGGIYTKAADVGADLVGKVEQGLPEDDPRNPAVIADNVGDNVGDDAGMAADLFETFVVTLVGSLLLAHLVHPGQPAYAGYILLLGSAGAVAAILGAFVNVSTDRPEGIMPALYGTTAVTLVFAALLFLGATLWMGLPLRYFAAALLGVVVTAVLIVITDFFTSKKYGPIKRLAESTRSGPATVVISGTALGFRSSFVPALVIAAATLLAYVLGGIYGIGVAVSGMLSLVGFIITLDAYGPITDNAGGIAEMAGLKSEVRRITDALDAVGNTTKAVTKGYAIGSAALGALVLFGSFVHELAGRLGDRAAFDLSDPFVIAGLLLGALLPFLFASYALEAVGRAALGVVEEVRRQLRERPGILDGTEKPDYGRTVDIVTRGALRSMTLPALIPVLAPPIVGFGLGSHGWQALGGLLLGTLVSGFFLALYLTTSGAAWDNGKKYIEDGAYGGKGTPEHAAAVVGDTIGDPFKDTAGPAVNPLIKIVNVVALLIVPLLLIG